The following nucleotide sequence is from Solanum dulcamara chromosome 7, daSolDulc1.2, whole genome shotgun sequence.
TCTAATGTACAAATTATCTTAATTTTACCCTTTGTTATATACTTTAAAGTCATTCATACCCTTGTTGTTAGCAAATCGTCTCATATTTGCCCTCGATCCAAATCGAGCTCCAATCTGAAGTACAACGGATGGTTTTTAAACCATAGCAAAAAGTAGAGAGGTAAATCGCTCTGCATCTTTTTCTCAAAGTCTCTTGACACATGGAGTCCACCCCATCCACGCTGAATCTAGGACAAAGACGAGATGATTTGCTAACGACAAGGGAATGAAAGGCCGAAATATGCACCTTTTGCCTCAATGTATTTTGACTTGTGAGTTCATTCAATATACACTGGATCTCTGTTAAAGTTAACGGCAAATACAGGACGATTTGCTAAGATATGAGCTTGAATGGCCAGAAAGTATAACGAAGGGTAAAATTAAGACATTTTGTACATCATATGTGCAAATTTGGACCCCTTATGAatctttgaaaaaattattgctACTTTTGTGTTGTGTAGGTACCAGAATCACCAAATTTTAAGGTGAAATTCACATTGAATGTGATAAAAGGAGGAGGTCCAAACAGCCAATTTTACTTGATGGACATAGGGAGCTGCTGGAAGAACAATGGCAAGCCATGTGATGGAAATGTAACAACCGACGTTACGCGATACAACGAGATGATCCTGAATCCAGAAACACCATCCTGGTGCAAAGCAGATAGCCCAAAATTGTGTCCACCATACCACATTTTCCCAAATGGATCAAGAATTCATCGAAACGATACGATTCGTTTCCCTTATGAGGCTTATCATATGTATTGTGCACCTGGAAATGGTGAATACATTGAGGAGCCTAATGCTCATTGTGATCCTTATAGTAATCCTCAACCTCAGGAGATTTTGCAGATTTTGCCACATCCTGTTTGGGGGGATTATGGTTATCCTACTAGGAAAGGAGATGGTTGGATTGGAGATCCAAGAACATGGGAACTTGATGTTGGGAAGTTGTCACAATCACTTTATTTTTACCAGGTTTGAATCTATTTTCCCTTTTGGATTTCAAAAATGAGTTTAAACAAGCTATTCGGTCAAACTTTCAAAATCtgcttattttgaaaaatatttttttaggtcTAAAGTGCTTTTCCAAATAGTACTTTTGGAGAAGAACAATTTGTGTTTGACTAATAAATTTGAAAAGCACTTTTGTTGATATTAgacctatgttgctcggactcttcaaaattGTTGCCGCACCTATGTCAAACCCTCCAAgaatgcactacttttggaggatccaaTATGCACCCGTTGACATTTTGAAGAGTCCGAACAACATAGATTAGGGCAACATCTTGTGCCTGATCAATGCTTGAAAAGTGATTATGAGgaaaaactacttttctttcgGTTTTTGTAAAACAGTTTCTGTTactactcaaaatgaccaaacaCCTAAACTCTCTAAAATAAGTAATTTTGGCTTCACGAAAATGTGGCCAAACATGCTATAAGTTCTATGCACTGACGCTTTTGAAAATATGTACACATTGAAATGACTTATAAGGTACTTGCAAGTAAATCTCTTTGACAAGCGTTAACCGATAACCTAATAAAACTGACTTATAAGGTACTTGCAAGTAAATCTCTTTGACAAGCATTAACCTATAACCTAATAAAACTAGTGATATAGCTGCTATAATATGTTAAATTACACTAATAATATTGAAAGACTTTAGACTGTTggtgtatataacttaaatcctTTCAAAAAATACCATGTAACAATCATTTGAAAAACATTTCCTAGGTATAGTTAGGTTGCCAAATTGATTTCTTTCTTGGATAAAATTTAATAATGGAACATGTTTTCTTGTAGGATCCAGGAACTACACCAGCAAGGAGGAAATGGACTTCAATTAACTTGGGAACTGAAATTTATAAAGACCCAAATCAAGTGGCAGAATGGACAGTTAGTGATTTTGACATTCTTGTAcctaaaaaaaagttttagacgtagaaaagaaaagaaaaaattaaaaagattttaatttttttttaaaaaacaaatttgGGAAGATTCAATTTGGTCTGAAGAAAGAGCACAAGTTTTCTCCAAGgggtgtatttttttttctttaatattttttgatttgttCCAAGTTGTatgattgaaattgagaaataGATGAAGCTTCTTGTGGTATtttctttcttgaaattctgtTGCTCAAACTCTCCCAAAATATTGTCGTATTCGTCTTGATCCTCTAAAAATATACTATTTTTGAAGGGTTTTATATGTACATATCAACatttttaaagaattcaaacatcactAATTTGAGCAATTTAGCTTTGGCTGAAAGTGGATTAAGTGGTTGAACCAAACACTTAGTAATTTAGCTTTGGCTGAAAGTGGATTAAGTGGTTGAACCAAACACTCTTACCAACTAACAAATTGTCAATTTGGAGAGAAGTCAGCAATTAACAACTAACAAACAGTCAAAACTTATTagaaaattgattttaaaattattagttTGATGATCTAAAAGatttgttgaaaaaatattaatctAAAAGATTCAATAGATTTCAAAGAAACAAATCAACTACTATCTACCAATAAAACGCCAAATCAAGGTTGACTTCTTAACATACTATATTAGTATATATTTTCCCATAAAGTTTAATATATTACTCCCCCATTTTAATCTTATGTATCTTacttttttttgatttaatatatttaaaaagaatatctctttttatattttccCGCAATTATCATTATATCCCAAATGACATTCTGTTATAAAACGACCTTACCACCAAATTGTATAGTTGGGTGAATGAAATCATTTCACCCTTAACTAAAGTCACAAGGCTCAAAACTAGTTAAGGATGAAGGAGTGTCACCCCACCACAACTTTCCGTGATAGTTCTTTTTGTTTCATACTAGTTTCTCAACACGTGAGTCCTACGTGTTTATCAAGTCATAAAGTAAAGcaaaattttgaatatataattatagaactaaaaaagtaatttataaatttaCGTGAATCACTGTATTGTGATTTGTTTATTGCAATCAAGACGATTGAATGTCATCTGAACCGATAATATTGGATAGTCTGACCCATTTTTACTGAATCAAATAAAGATATCCAACTATGCAAATgaataaacaaattaaagtttaattagatttaagtaattttttgttactcctattatatttttattattacataGAAATATATAGTTAAATGTATCTTACCTACTACTTAGTTAGTTACTTATATATGATATTCTTGGtaataacttttcttttattttgtatgtTGAAAAAACTTTAATTCTAATTAGTAAAAATCGGAGTATTACCAAATATGTGATGAAAGAAATCCAAGTAAAATGTTAAAATAGTACAAGACAAAGTTACTTCGGGTGCAAtattaaatcaaaaaataaaaacaacttAAAACTCCTCCTTAATATTATTATGCAAATTGTGTTAAGTGAATTTCAAGTATTTAGCACAAAATAAATTCGTTCATAGCAGcaaaatcaataataaaatGAGACAATGCTCACAGTAGGACATTTAAAGGCCGATACTACAAGAATTTTAATTAcccatttaaaaaatttatagtcaaataatttccagatacattataatttaattaactaTTACGCATTAAAATGTGCAATTTATAGAAACTGCACCTATATAAATAAATCTTTTTTCTCTATCAATATTGATCATGTACATAAATAATAAAGCATTCTTTAGAGGTTACATTCATAAATTACAGCAAACTGCATTAGAAAATCAAAGATAATAGTGAAATAGAGAAagctaaattcaaaataatgcGAACTcacttaaaatataattatctcCAAATTATAATCATTTAAAATGCATCTCAGATCAACAACAAATTAAAGAGTAATACCTAAAAAGGTCATTCAACCATGAGAATAATCTAATTAAAATggcaaaatacataatttttttgcGCAATTACACTTGAAATCATTCATCATTATTTTGAAGAACTTATGTTGATTAAAAAACTCTTCCCAGTACTTTTGTTTTTCAAGCACTCTGCATCTCTCAAATTGTAGTCATTTTCTTTACATgacttgtgatttttttttttaatatatccCTTTCGATTGTACAATAactctaataaaaaaatatagtccAACTCATTccgatcattttttttctttggtgTTTTTCATGTTCCAACTGGTTGGCTTCAATCTACCAAAGGTGGTCACTAAACGGCAGCAACTATTCGGAAGAGGTAAATAGGTGTATCATGTAAGTATATATCTATTTTTAGgttttaaaattaaagtatttaGACAAATAATATAAAGGGTATTTAggtaatttaacttttaaattttagagTTCATGCTTTTAAGATAAGTATAAATAACGAAAAgtaatatcatataaaattgCACATAATTATTATAACGTTTAGTTTACAAACTAAACTTTGCATCATTAATATAATTtctacataactaatacaaCATTTGATTTCCATGAAACAAGCAAATGTTTCGACTCATTTCCTTTGCAAAGTTGAAAGAACTCACTATGAGAATTTCAGTAAAGGAACTGAAAAAATGGAACTTAGTGCTAAAAAAaaggcagtccggtgcactaaagtttCTGCTATGCCCTTTGGAGAAAAACCGGATCACAAAGGTCTATTGTAGGCAACCTTACCCTACATTCCTGCaagaggctgtttccaaaaaATTGAACTCATGACCTGCTACATGGCAATAACTTTACCAATTCTATATTGTGTCCAAAAATAATACCCTGGTAGATGGTTGCTGTTCTAACGCTTTTTTTGATATGCTAATTCTTGAGATAGGGCCATCATGCACAAAACAATATCAATTGTAGAAAGAAATAACTCGTGATAATAAATTTACAACAATTTACCGTTTAAATGAAACATTGTACATGAAGAACTTCTCTTTTCAGTTTTCAGTTTTCGCGAATCAAATTAGTTGGCTCGCTTAGAACATACTTGGGCAACTCGTACTTGGCGCCTGCAATCGAATAATAGTTGATACAAATATCAGTGGTGGATCCAGAGTAGTTCGTTATGTGTTAAAACATTCACCAAATATCTCTAAATATTTAACTGTGAACTCAGTTATTTTCACATATCTAATTTAAAGTTGTCGTAGGAACctataaacttcaaatcctGGATCTAGATATGATGAGATTATAGAGAAATGAAGTCAACAAGTGTTTGGCAAAGAGTACTACTACAAACCTCTTTCGTCGTAGCATATTGTTAAATCAGGGGTTTGCACGATTATCCCAGCACTATCCACGATTGCTTGTGCAAGGCTTATATCCGACTCTGCTGCAGCTCGGAGTGCATCCCATATCTCTGAAGAGGGAAAAATAATAGTCATGATATTTTCATCTGCTATGCTGTTTTATGAATCGACTTATCTTACTAGTACATATAAGTATACACATTCATTTAGCAGTTTTGGTACTACTGATCCTATTCTTGATCCAATGTGGAAACAGGGTATGTTTATTATGCCCTTCATGGGGGTGGGAGGAGTATCACGGGGGAGTGTAATGAGTTTGAGTATTTCTAGTCACGAAGGTGTAGATGTAACACATATTGTGTTTTCTGGCTTCACAATCAGCATCATCATTGTAATCTAAAAAACTCTAGCTATTGCCAAAGGTGAAGCAGCACTCATAAATTTGATGACCCATCGATTATCTGGGACTGATGACACAAAAGACAGAGTAGCTCAATGCCTTGAACAATATCTCAAATGCATGGACCAAGGACAAACTAAATGCAGTTCTTGAATTTAAAACTGGTACTCCTTCTGTTTCAATTTGGTatgtcttactttcctttttagcctgtttcaaaaaaaattgtctttttccaattttgacagctcttcaatttcaactttccacGTAGCATGTTTaaaaccacaagattaaaggacattttggtacattctacatttttttttagtttaaaacCACAAAAAACTTCTTTACTTGTTTAAACTCCATGCCAAGTCAAAACCAGACAAGCAAATTGAAATATAAGGAGTAAAATGTTAAGCTAAGGAGCCTGTCTTGAAGTGAATAGCATCTCACTAGTTCAAAGAAAGTTATGGAGCTCGCGTTTGCAATATCATAGGCACAAAGAACATTGAGATGGTACTTTTCGAAAAAGAATACCGAGATCTTACTAACTCCTAGATCTAGGAACTAATTATTCCAGAAATCCAGAAataggaaacaagtataatagtAAAACTTCCCGTATTCTATGGAGATTACCTTTTCGACCCCCATAGTGTGGTGCTGTGTCCCAGAATTCATCACGCATCTGCACAAGTTGAGCTGTCGTAATAGCTTCTGAATGCTTCCAAGGCTTTGGTTTTCGTATCTGTTTAGCTGCTTCTGCAATCAAGAAACAAGCTCAGAATTCCGTTATGTTCAGGAGTACTATTAAAGCATATATGTCATATAAGAAGTTACAAAAATGGTCATGATCTATCAGTATCGGATCCTTAAAACTGAATGATGAACTACCACTATGCAAAATCGTGTATCTAAAAGTAAATAATGTAAAAGAGAACTAATAATACTAGTCTTAATGTCCTAACATTCCTACGTGATTTTCTCTCCCCATGAATTCTTCCTTATATTGCTAAGCTCCCATTCAAATCAGGTGTCTACACACAACTGGtttttcatttttctaaagATGTACCTGCCTCAGAATGAAACTGTGTCCTTCACATTAAGCTACTGAACACCAGTGTTCTTCATATTACTACATTTTGCTGTTAGCACGAGGGACTCATGCACAGAGCGACACTCAAACTTGGCCTTAGCTGGCAAGTAAACACTTAACAAGAACAAATACAGACTATAAACTTTGTGATAACAGGTGGGTATGACGGGTATAATGGAGACATGACTAAGTGACCTAAGTATTGATCTAACATTTGTCTTCCTAGGATTATAACTTTCTATAAAATGCCACCGTAAACCATCCGATACTAGACACCACAGATAAGAATGAAATGATCAATTTGCTAAACAACATGGGTAAATTACTATCAGCAAATTAATAAACACTGACAGCACAATCTCACTCCACCTGTAAAACACATGCTAAATAGTAGATACAGTATCATTTTTAAGGGAAAACCAAAAGTAGGGTAATTGAAGGTTGTTAAGATTATTCACTCGGAGGAAAATAATCCAAAGTCGTTACAAAATGAAGTGCAAAGATCGTTACTGTAAGAAACAAAACACtcatcataattcataacattAACACCAGAGCTATACAGAGAATGAAGAGGAAAGGCTAGACATAGTAGAAAACCATCAAACATATAGCATACTAAGAACTTCAACTGAAAAAGACAACTAAGTCCATAGCCGGAAGTTTAATGCAGAAGGTTTAGAAATTATTGGTTGTCAAATCAAGGGAAACAAGATCTGCAGAATGTTTCACATATTACACATTGGCAAATGGATGTCTGACTGTAAACTAGATGACCATCAAACCACCCTAACCAGGCCACACTAGTTACAAAATGAACCCATATGCTCAATTTGCTCTGATAACTTGCATATGACAGACAGGCACCAGCAGTTCATTTTATCGTAGTACAATTTAAGAAGTTCTGCTCAGCCAAATAACAAGTTCatcagatttttttatttttttttgcatttgtATTATCAACAAATTAAGTGAAATTTCAATCCTATTTGACAAGATTACTGATATGCAGGATCATTTGGCACCTTGGGTATGATGCCTAacataatcaaaattttaaaaaatattttataatttcccATGGACTCTGACTCTACCCTAAGATGTAACAAACTTAGGTAAAAGACTATCCAAACTGAAACTGCAATGAACTCTAATTAGCCTAGTCTCTCCGTTGATGGGCTAACAACCTGAAATCTACCTCACAAAGCCTAAAGCTCTGACATTGCCAGTTGAGGCCAAGTTGAGGTGTCTACATGTGCACTCTCAAAGTTGGAGTGCTTACTTGTCGGCTGAGGCCAAATTTGAGTGTTTAAAAGTAACTAAACTTGTTGCTTTTAGGTACTTCTTGACCTTCAGCCAACACACTCCATGGATTCGGTTTCTACTCCTAAAATCGGTCCACTTATATCCACTTACTTCAGACTTGACTCAAAATTGGAAAAAAGCAACATGGTAAGAAAATCTGTTGATAAAAGCCAGTGATAAGAAACTGGTTCTTTCCAGAGGCtgctcaaacagatagaggacAAGCACAAGATATTGGGTGTTCGCAATCTATTTGAGACCTGCTGTCTCACCACATTTCTAAAAAGTACTATCAATCATTCAGAAGCAAAGTACAGTGCTAGAAATCATATTACGGATCAAAATGTGCACTAGTCTAAACTCAGGTAAAGGCGACTTTTATTTCCTAAGATAATTTCTCCAGCTTAACTTTTACACTCATTTCTTTAGTCAATACGGAGGACTCATAGAGCTGACGCCAACTAGTTTCGGATTGAGGCATAATTGATATATCGATTCTTTAGTCAAATAAGCAACCACTCATTATCTCTATAACTACAAGCTAACCTACCAGCATAAAACAATAACACTATTTTCTAAAgacaaattttcattttttctacAACTGAAAAATTCGTCTCGAGACAACCCTTTGGGCAACTGCACACTTCAAAACTCAGGGATGATTAGGCATGCCCCTCCACCCTTCTCAACTTAAATACAATAACAAACCTAGTGTAATCCAACAAATGGGGTTTTGGGAAGGTATAATATACCCAGCTTTACCCCTACCTCTAtggggtagagaggttgtttctgattCATTCTCATCAACCCTCCTCTTTTATCCAGGCTTAAGACCGACAATGTTAACGAGCACACATAGGTGAAGctccttctccacttaaataatTCGTCTGGGGCAAGGCTCAAACTTGTGACATAAGACACCAAGTCCCTCAACGTTTATGGATCGAGCTAATTCATGAGGACACAATTAAAAAGTACTAATACCTCCCAACACCTAATTCATCACAAAGATAGTTCTCAAACATCACTAACTAATTGGGATATGAATCCTCAAAGTACTTGAGAAGGAAACTCCcagaaaaacaaaacaaaacagcTAAAACAATAAAAGTAACCAACTTTACCACAAATGCAAATccatcaacaaaaaaaaatgtgagTTAACAGCAAAACTTACACCATATAAATCTATAACCAATTGAGTATACCTAAAAATTGGTACAAAACAAATAATTTCACAAAAGAACAAGAACACAGGCGCTGTACCATTAAATTCCAGAAAAAGAGCaaaaaacaataaaagaaaCAATCTTTACAACAAATGCAAATCTCTTTACAGCAAAACTTAC
It contains:
- the LOC129895018 gene encoding uncharacterized protein LOC129895018 isoform X2; amino-acid sequence: MGCSGSKENAKQIRKPKPWKHSEAITTAQLVQMRDEFWDTAPHYGGRKEIWDALRAAAESDISLAQAIVDSAGIIVQTPDLTICYDERGAKYELPKYVLSEPTNLIREN
- the LOC129895018 gene encoding uncharacterized protein LOC129895018 isoform X1, which produces MGCSGSKENEAAKQIRKPKPWKHSEAITTAQLVQMRDEFWDTAPHYGGRKEIWDALRAAAESDISLAQAIVDSAGIIVQTPDLTICYDERGAKYELPKYVLSEPTNLIREN